A part of Planococcus sp. MB-3u-03 genomic DNA contains:
- a CDS encoding ammonium transporter, whose translation MEAVQSSVDMLWVMLGAMLVFFMHAGFAMVETGFTRSKNTLNILMKNMITISLGSILYFIVGYALMFGPSSFGLIGTEGFALSGVTDIGFFVFQAVFAATCATIISGAVAERMHLSAYILLTVAMTAIIYPIVGHWVWGGGWLSEIGFIDFAGSTVVHLTGAVAAFIAAWKIGPRLGKYSGKTVNTIPGHSLPLGALGVFILWLGWFGFNGGSTLAADPALVPPVIANTLLAASAGVLATALYTRFRYGRIDGTLTMNGALAGLVGITAGAANVSFLGAILIGLIAGIIMTEAVHLLDTKIRVDDPVGAVSVHGIAGIWGTLAIGFFDVNGGLLYGGGAEILGIQAVGVLAVIAWASLSTAAVLLLISIVTPLRVTAEEEETGLDFAEHGSQAYSMQDVLSGSSGGSDNFADRLNQLGEERPASGKA comes from the coding sequence ATGGAAGCTGTACAAAGTTCAGTCGATATGCTGTGGGTCATGCTCGGTGCCATGCTTGTCTTTTTCATGCATGCCGGATTCGCCATGGTTGAAACAGGATTCACTCGCTCTAAAAATACCCTTAATATTTTGATGAAAAACATGATCACCATTTCACTTGGCTCCATCCTTTATTTCATTGTCGGCTATGCACTGATGTTCGGGCCGTCATCGTTCGGCTTGATCGGCACGGAAGGATTCGCTTTATCGGGTGTCACGGATATCGGATTCTTCGTATTCCAGGCAGTCTTTGCCGCCACATGTGCCACGATCATCTCGGGTGCTGTCGCAGAACGCATGCACTTGAGCGCTTATATCTTGCTTACCGTTGCCATGACAGCCATCATCTATCCGATTGTCGGCCACTGGGTATGGGGAGGCGGCTGGTTATCTGAAATCGGCTTTATCGATTTCGCCGGTTCCACTGTCGTCCACTTGACAGGTGCTGTCGCAGCCTTTATCGCGGCTTGGAAAATCGGGCCTCGCCTCGGGAAGTATTCCGGCAAAACCGTCAATACGATCCCTGGCCACAGCTTGCCGCTTGGCGCGCTCGGCGTGTTCATCCTATGGCTAGGCTGGTTCGGCTTTAACGGCGGCAGCACGCTCGCAGCAGATCCTGCGCTCGTCCCGCCCGTCATCGCCAACACGTTGCTCGCAGCATCCGCCGGTGTTTTGGCTACGGCTCTTTACACCCGCTTCCGCTACGGCCGCATTGACGGCACATTGACGATGAACGGTGCACTCGCAGGGCTTGTCGGCATCACTGCCGGCGCTGCCAATGTATCCTTCCTCGGTGCGATTTTGATCGGCTTGATCGCCGGCATCATCATGACGGAAGCCGTCCATCTATTGGATACGAAAATTCGCGTGGACGATCCAGTGGGGGCTGTATCGGTTCACGGAATCGCAGGGATTTGGGGAACTCTCGCGATCGGATTCTTCGATGTTAACGGTGGATTGCTTTACGGAGGAGGAGCTGAAATTCTCGGCATCCAGGCAGTCGGCGTACTGGCCGTCATCGCTTGGGCATCCTTGTCTACGGCCGCCGTCCTTCTATTGATTAGCATTGTGACGCCGTTGCGTGTGACAGCCGAAGAGGAAGAAACCGGCTTGGACTTTGCAGAACACGGATCACAGGCTTATTCAATGCAAGACGTGCTGAGCGGTT
- a CDS encoding P-II family nitrogen regulator: MKKIETIIRPSVFADVRQALALEGIDGLTVTEIAGIGKQEGRVGLFRGNAYRMEFSPKLKLEMVVSDEKVEDIIQALLDYASTGEVGDGKIFILPVEEAIRIRTKERGTVAIG; encoded by the coding sequence ATGAAAAAGATTGAGACTATCATTCGCCCTTCTGTTTTCGCCGATGTCCGGCAAGCATTAGCTCTTGAAGGAATCGATGGGCTGACCGTAACTGAAATCGCAGGAATCGGCAAACAGGAAGGGCGCGTCGGCTTGTTCCGCGGGAATGCCTACCGAATGGAGTTTTCTCCTAAGCTGAAATTGGAAATGGTCGTCTCGGACGAAAAAGTCGAAGACATCATCCAAGCTTTGCTAGACTACGCTTCTACAGGTGAAGTCGGCGACGGGAAAATCTTCATCCTTCCTGTAGAAGAAGCCATCCGGATCAGAACAAAAGAACGCGGCACTGTCGCGATTGGATAA
- a CDS encoding uracil-DNA glycosylase — MYRISQELAELGKKRIADFPVEGFVWGSGPESPALMLVGEAPGENEVETGIPFTGRAGKELMASLEGIGLAREDVYITSAVRSRPYKWGEKRTRSGEVVKRKYNRAPNKKEIIAHAPILDEEIRAVKPPVIVTLGNIGLQRLVGREAKIMQLHGTLMETPILYWDEGSGTFLKTQESYHIFPTFHPASVFYNPAVREHKDADWEKLGRLLRNEVHE; from the coding sequence ATGTATAGAATTTCACAAGAACTGGCTGAATTGGGGAAAAAGCGTATTGCCGATTTTCCGGTAGAAGGCTTTGTCTGGGGCAGCGGCCCGGAGTCCCCGGCTTTGATGCTGGTCGGAGAGGCGCCTGGTGAAAACGAAGTGGAGACGGGGATTCCGTTTACAGGGCGTGCCGGCAAAGAATTGATGGCTTCATTGGAAGGGATCGGCCTTGCGAGGGAAGATGTCTATATCACCAGCGCCGTCAGAAGCCGTCCGTATAAATGGGGAGAGAAACGCACCCGGAGCGGTGAAGTAGTGAAGCGTAAGTACAACCGGGCACCGAATAAAAAAGAAATTATCGCCCATGCCCCGATCCTCGATGAAGAAATTCGTGCGGTGAAGCCTCCAGTGATTGTAACGCTCGGCAATATCGGCCTGCAGCGGCTCGTTGGACGTGAGGCAAAAATCATGCAATTGCACGGAACGTTGATGGAAACACCGATCCTTTATTGGGATGAAGGTAGCGGCACGTTTTTGAAAACGCAAGAGAGCTACCACATCTTTCCGACATTCCATCCGGCAAGCGTGTTCTATAACCCGGCAGTCCGCGAACACAAAGATGCGGATTGGGAAAAACTTGGCCGATTGCTGCGCAATGAAGTGCATGAATAA
- the zupT gene encoding zinc transporter ZupT, which produces MDSTVLFALGLTLFAGLATGIGSLIAFFASRTNTKFLSVSLGFSAGVMIYVSMIEIFFKAKDSLTAAQGETAGYWLTLAGFFGGMVFMAVLDRILPQMGNPHEVRTVEDMDEGPTNDEYARLRKMGIFTALAIAIHNFPEGIATFMSAIQDPALGIAIAIAVAIHNIPEGIAVSVPIYYATGSRKKAFQYSFLSGISEPIGAIAAWLFLMPFLSDTLFGIIFAGVAGIMVFISLDELLPAAKRYDEAHLSIYGLVAGMAVMALSLVLLA; this is translated from the coding sequence ATGGACAGTACGGTTTTATTCGCACTTGGCTTAACGCTGTTTGCGGGGCTTGCAACCGGAATCGGCAGTTTGATCGCATTTTTTGCTTCGCGCACCAATACGAAGTTTTTGTCAGTGTCGCTCGGTTTCTCGGCTGGGGTCATGATTTATGTCTCCATGATCGAGATTTTCTTTAAAGCGAAAGATTCGCTGACGGCTGCCCAAGGAGAGACGGCTGGATACTGGCTGACGCTCGCCGGCTTTTTCGGCGGGATGGTCTTCATGGCAGTGCTTGACCGGATACTGCCACAGATGGGGAATCCGCATGAAGTGCGTACTGTAGAAGATATGGACGAAGGCCCGACCAATGATGAATACGCCCGCCTCCGCAAGATGGGAATTTTCACGGCACTGGCCATCGCCATCCACAATTTCCCGGAAGGCATCGCGACATTTATGTCAGCGATCCAAGATCCCGCGCTTGGCATCGCCATTGCAATCGCGGTGGCGATCCACAATATTCCTGAAGGCATTGCGGTGTCGGTGCCGATTTATTACGCGACCGGCAGCCGCAAGAAAGCGTTCCAATACAGCTTTCTATCGGGGATATCCGAACCGATCGGCGCAATTGCAGCTTGGCTATTCCTGATGCCTTTTTTGAGCGATACTTTATTTGGCATCATCTTCGCGGGTGTTGCAGGGATCATGGTGTTCATCTCGCTGGATGAATTATTGCCAGCGGCGAAGCGCTATGATGAAGCACATTTATCAATTTATGGATTGGTTGCCGGAATGGCGGTCATGGCTCTCAGCCTCGTCCTTCTTGCGTAA
- a CDS encoding DUF4003 family protein produces MEAKKIEETYGRVSKALGWAADKQVSLAVTMIYLSRGREFDADAHHEVSQLIKKKEGFTSPLRAHLHHIVAAYLVLGDDPAEVGLAKLNANQQALNNSKFWKSAYTYLAGLMMESPEQAERSRELYNAMKTYHPFLTSSEDIPYVALLSNREGEVRERAETMNRYYKELRTQGFSAGNHLQWLSQVMTFDSSAFQPEVAGRVIAIRNFLKAENIKVRGEHYPLLGFLAIANADGAALAAVAKTARALEASKLFRWYGVWVLPSAVQLTMAESVELRESEAAVFSASVEMLMQAQQAAMMLGMSAVIASSNNSGS; encoded by the coding sequence ATGGAAGCCAAAAAAATCGAAGAAACTTATGGTCGAGTCTCAAAAGCACTTGGTTGGGCGGCAGACAAACAAGTGTCGCTCGCCGTCACGATGATTTATCTGAGCCGGGGGCGTGAATTCGATGCGGATGCACACCATGAAGTGTCACAGCTCATCAAAAAGAAAGAAGGATTCACTTCGCCGCTGCGCGCGCATCTTCACCATATTGTCGCGGCATATCTGGTGCTCGGGGATGATCCGGCAGAAGTTGGGCTGGCCAAGCTCAATGCCAATCAACAGGCGCTGAACAACAGCAAGTTCTGGAAGAGCGCCTATACATATCTGGCGGGCTTAATGATGGAATCTCCTGAACAAGCGGAGCGATCCAGGGAATTGTATAATGCGATGAAAACCTATCATCCATTCCTCACTTCAAGTGAAGACATTCCGTATGTCGCGTTGCTTTCGAATCGGGAAGGGGAAGTCCGGGAGCGCGCGGAAACGATGAACCGCTATTATAAGGAGCTGCGAACGCAAGGGTTTTCAGCCGGCAACCATCTGCAATGGCTGAGCCAGGTTATGACGTTCGACTCGTCGGCGTTTCAACCGGAAGTGGCAGGGCGTGTCATTGCGATCCGCAATTTTCTGAAAGCAGAAAACATAAAAGTGCGCGGGGAGCATTATCCCTTGCTCGGTTTTTTAGCTATCGCGAATGCGGACGGGGCGGCGCTGGCTGCTGTCGCGAAGACAGCCCGTGCGCTGGAAGCGTCGAAATTATTCCGCTGGTATGGCGTATGGGTCTTGCCGTCGGCGGTCCAATTGACCATGGCGGAATCGGTGGAGCTGCGGGAAAGTGAAGCGGCGGTATTTTCGGCTTCTGTGGAAATGCTTATGCAGGCGCAGCAGGCGGCGATGATGCTCGGCATGAGCGCTGTAATCGCATCTTCAAATAATTCCGGGAGTTGA
- a CDS encoding MFS transporter, with protein MTTATEKNTKSISQRKLLGVAGLGWLFDAMDVGILAFIIAALHEDWGLTSQQMGWIGGVNSIGMAVGAFVFGIYADRVGRKKIFIITLLLFSLASGISAFTTTLAAFLILRFFVGMGLGGELPVASTLVSESVPAKDRGRVVVLLESFWAAGWLVAAIISYFIIPAYGWRVALLLTALPAFYALYLRINLPDSPQFTAKKDVLRSVSTNIREVWSKTYRRPTMMLWIVWFTVVFSYYGMFLWLPSVMVMKGFPLIQSFQYVLIMTLAQLPGYFSAAWLIERAGRKFVLVTYLIGTAASALAFGNADTVTTLLVSGAFLSFFNLGAWGALYAYSPEQYPTVIRATGTGMAASFGRIGGILGPILVGSMLTAGFGINIIFAIFCGSILIGALAVAFLGTETKQMELE; from the coding sequence ATGACAACTGCCACAGAAAAAAACACAAAATCTATATCACAACGAAAACTATTAGGTGTAGCGGGGCTCGGCTGGCTATTCGATGCGATGGACGTCGGGATCCTGGCGTTTATTATTGCTGCGCTTCATGAAGATTGGGGTCTCACTTCCCAGCAGATGGGCTGGATCGGCGGCGTCAATTCCATCGGCATGGCGGTCGGGGCGTTCGTTTTCGGAATTTACGCCGACCGTGTCGGCCGCAAGAAAATCTTCATCATCACCTTATTGCTGTTCTCACTAGCGAGCGGCATATCGGCATTCACCACAACGCTTGCCGCTTTCCTGATTCTGCGTTTCTTCGTCGGAATGGGGCTTGGCGGAGAATTGCCGGTCGCTTCGACTTTGGTATCGGAAAGTGTTCCGGCAAAAGACCGCGGGCGAGTGGTGGTGCTGCTGGAGAGTTTCTGGGCTGCGGGCTGGTTGGTGGCTGCGATCATTTCGTACTTCATCATTCCTGCATACGGCTGGCGGGTCGCGCTTTTGCTGACGGCATTGCCAGCGTTTTACGCTTTGTACCTGCGCATCAATTTGCCGGATTCGCCGCAATTCACAGCGAAAAAAGATGTGTTGCGCTCCGTTTCCACCAATATCCGTGAGGTTTGGTCAAAAACATATCGGCGCCCAACGATGATGCTGTGGATCGTCTGGTTTACGGTGGTCTTCTCGTATTACGGGATGTTCCTATGGCTGCCGAGTGTCATGGTGATGAAAGGATTCCCGCTCATCCAAAGTTTCCAATATGTATTGATCATGACGCTAGCGCAATTGCCGGGTTATTTCTCGGCTGCCTGGCTCATCGAACGCGCTGGCCGCAAGTTCGTGCTGGTAACTTACCTGATCGGGACGGCGGCTTCCGCTTTGGCTTTTGGCAACGCGGACACCGTCACGACGCTATTGGTATCGGGTGCCTTCCTGTCGTTCTTCAACCTCGGTGCTTGGGGAGCGCTTTACGCATACTCTCCTGAGCAGTATCCGACGGTCATTCGCGCGACGGGCACAGGCATGGCGGCGTCGTTCGGCCGAATTGGCGGCATTCTCGGCCCGATTCTTGTCGGTTCGATGTTGACAGCGGGATTCGGCATCAATATTATTTTTGCGATTTTCTGCGGTTCGATTTTGATCGGCGCATTGGCGGTTGCCTTCCTTGGAACCGAAACGAAACAGATGGAATTGGAATGA
- a CDS encoding GNAT family N-acetyltransferase — protein sequence MEWKWYQEIGEYMEKARPLLEKREDLYSLFLGVLGQIEQGRYETFFLGLAEDAQGIAALALMTPPHPLQLIVCREGANVEALAANEFRNAEIEVSGVIGDKGTAERFAEAWGGLAEIAMDQGLYRIDAVRKKLAKSPGSWRVANRLDAPLLVDWYQLFGEDTGIGNPSQEEAEEKIADFISRKEVFLWEDGGRAVSCMKKARPSKHGITVSFVFTPKELRKKGYARTLVAEITEELLNEYDFAMLYTDLANGTSNKIYQEIGYEQIANPVHLKFGQPERE from the coding sequence ATGGAATGGAAATGGTACCAGGAGATTGGCGAATATATGGAAAAAGCACGGCCGTTGCTTGAAAAAAGGGAAGACCTATACAGTTTATTTCTCGGCGTGCTTGGTCAAATTGAACAAGGGCGCTATGAAACCTTCTTTTTAGGGCTCGCGGAAGACGCGCAAGGAATTGCGGCATTGGCTTTGATGACGCCCCCTCATCCTTTGCAATTGATCGTCTGTCGTGAAGGCGCGAATGTGGAAGCGCTGGCGGCGAATGAATTCCGCAATGCGGAAATTGAGGTTTCCGGAGTCATCGGGGATAAAGGGACCGCTGAGAGATTTGCGGAAGCGTGGGGAGGACTTGCAGAAATTGCGATGGACCAAGGCTTATACCGGATCGACGCAGTGCGGAAGAAACTTGCGAAAAGCCCGGGCAGTTGGCGTGTGGCGAACCGGCTTGATGCACCGTTGCTCGTCGATTGGTATCAATTATTCGGTGAAGATACCGGCATCGGCAATCCGTCGCAAGAGGAGGCGGAAGAAAAAATAGCCGACTTCATTTCGCGCAAAGAAGTGTTTCTCTGGGAAGACGGGGGGCGTGCCGTGTCTTGCATGAAAAAAGCACGGCCATCCAAGCATGGCATCACCGTTTCATTCGTCTTTACGCCCAAAGAGCTGCGGAAAAAAGGCTATGCCCGGACGCTCGTTGCGGAAATTACGGAAGAGCTGCTGAATGAGTATGATTTTGCTATGCTTTATACAGACTTGGCGAATGGCACTTCCAATAAGATTTATCAGGAAATCGGCTATGAACAAATCGCCAATCCGGTACACTTGAAATTTGGGCAGCCGGAACGGGAGTAA
- a CDS encoding ABC transporter ATP-binding protein, whose product MIRFDKVTKRFPDGTEALKDVTLDLPARQLTAIIGPSGCGKTTLMKMVNKLESPTAGAIYIDDEPITGMDEVKLRRSIGYVIQRIGLFPHMTIADNVSLVPKLLNWPADKTDERSKELLQLVGLDPAVFMERYPLELSGGQQQRVGVVRALAGDPNIVLMDEPFSALDPISREQLQDELRHLQQEIHKTIIFVTHDMDEVLKIADTIVVMKGGQVEQIGTPQQLIDEPANEFVRNFIGTERINQKRSFGDRRLKEFAFLFDKDWPGEAEEADARLTVSDAHQLLEQSGKTRLAVVDEGKLVGFAGERELLRAALHVEKEATA is encoded by the coding sequence ATGATCCGCTTTGACAAGGTCACGAAACGCTTTCCGGACGGTACGGAAGCGTTGAAAGACGTTACGCTCGATTTGCCCGCACGCCAGCTGACCGCCATCATCGGCCCCAGTGGATGCGGAAAAACGACCTTGATGAAAATGGTGAACAAGCTCGAAAGTCCAACAGCGGGCGCCATATACATAGACGATGAGCCGATCACCGGCATGGACGAGGTGAAGTTGAGACGGTCGATCGGCTACGTCATTCAGCGCATCGGCCTGTTTCCGCATATGACCATCGCTGACAATGTCTCGCTTGTCCCGAAGCTATTGAACTGGCCGGCCGATAAAACCGACGAACGCTCGAAAGAACTGCTGCAATTAGTCGGATTAGACCCTGCTGTCTTCATGGAACGCTATCCATTGGAATTGAGCGGCGGCCAGCAGCAGCGTGTCGGCGTTGTCCGTGCACTCGCGGGCGACCCGAATATCGTGCTGATGGATGAGCCGTTTTCGGCGCTCGACCCGATTAGCCGTGAACAATTGCAGGACGAGCTGCGCCATTTGCAGCAGGAAATCCATAAAACGATCATTTTCGTCACGCACGATATGGATGAGGTTTTGAAAATCGCCGATACGATCGTCGTGATGAAAGGTGGGCAAGTTGAACAGATCGGGACGCCGCAGCAATTGATCGATGAACCCGCCAATGAATTTGTGCGGAACTTTATCGGCACTGAACGCATCAACCAGAAACGTTCATTTGGAGACCGGCGCTTGAAAGAATTCGCGTTTCTCTTCGACAAGGACTGGCCAGGGGAAGCAGAAGAGGCGGATGCCAGATTAACGGTTAGCGACGCGCATCAGCTATTGGAGCAAAGCGGCAAAACGCGTCTGGCTGTAGTCGATGAAGGGAAATTGGTCGGTTTTGCCGGAGAGCGTGAATTATTGAGGGCTGCCCTCCATGTTGAGAAGGAGGCGACTGCATGA
- a CDS encoding ABC transporter permease has product MNAFFDTLVSRQDMIQDAFIEHIYLSFVAVAIGIAIALPTGIMIARYRRFAEPIIGVTAIFQTIPSLALFGFLVPILGIGSPTALIALIIYALLPILRNTYAGIVGVDGSTIEAGRGMGMTRTQILRQIELPLALPFIMAGIRTATVLTVGIATLATFVGAGGLGDIIYRGLQSYNNSLVLAGALPVALLAIGFDLILKWIEKRATPKGLKT; this is encoded by the coding sequence ATGAACGCATTTTTCGATACACTGGTGAGCCGCCAGGACATGATTCAAGATGCCTTTATCGAGCATATCTATTTATCCTTTGTCGCTGTGGCGATTGGCATCGCAATCGCTTTGCCTACGGGCATTATGATTGCCCGCTACCGGCGCTTTGCCGAACCGATCATCGGAGTTACCGCCATTTTCCAAACGATACCAAGTTTAGCTTTATTTGGGTTTTTGGTGCCGATTCTTGGCATCGGTTCACCGACTGCTTTGATTGCACTGATCATCTATGCGCTATTGCCGATTTTGCGCAATACTTACGCCGGCATTGTCGGAGTTGATGGATCCACCATTGAAGCGGGGCGCGGAATGGGCATGACGAGAACGCAGATCCTGCGCCAAATCGAATTGCCCTTGGCGCTGCCGTTCATCATGGCAGGCATCCGGACCGCGACGGTACTGACGGTCGGCATCGCGACGCTTGCGACTTTTGTCGGTGCTGGCGGCCTTGGCGATATCATCTATCGGGGGCTGCAATCGTATAATAATTCGCTGGTACTTGCCGGTGCACTTCCGGTTGCCCTGTTGGCGATCGGGTTTGATTTAATTTTGAAATGGATTGAAAAACGCGCCACGCCAAAAGGCTTGAAAACCTAA
- a CDS encoding glycine betaine ABC transporter substrate-binding protein codes for MKKTAFGVLLGTSAILAACSGGAESEPIVIGGKPWTEQYILPHIVGQYIEANSDYSVEYEEGLGEVSILTPALEQGDIDLYVEYTGTGLKDVLKRESTPGQSSEEVLEEVRAGYEEELGATWLEPLGFENGYTLAYAKDYDAETYSDLAEISQSEDMTFGAPHPFYERQGDGYDDMVATYPFEFSATESFDPAIMYEAVQNGDVDVIPAFTTDSRIALFDLETTEDDQSFFPKYDAVPVVRMETLEEYPELEDLLNELAGQITEEEMLAMNSRVDVDQEIPNEVAREFLIEKGLIEE; via the coding sequence ATGAAAAAAACAGCATTTGGAGTATTGCTTGGCACATCTGCGATCCTCGCTGCCTGCAGCGGCGGTGCAGAGTCGGAACCGATCGTCATCGGCGGCAAACCTTGGACAGAACAGTATATCCTGCCGCATATTGTCGGGCAGTATATCGAAGCGAATTCGGACTATAGCGTGGAATACGAAGAAGGTCTTGGGGAAGTGTCGATCTTGACTCCGGCACTCGAGCAAGGCGATATCGACCTTTACGTCGAATACACCGGAACCGGCCTGAAAGATGTGTTGAAGCGGGAGTCGACCCCAGGACAGTCTTCTGAGGAAGTATTGGAAGAAGTGCGGGCAGGATATGAGGAAGAGTTGGGTGCTACATGGCTCGAACCGCTCGGATTTGAAAATGGCTATACTTTAGCTTATGCCAAAGATTACGATGCGGAAACTTATTCAGACCTGGCGGAAATCTCACAATCGGAAGACATGACTTTCGGAGCGCCACACCCGTTCTATGAGCGGCAAGGAGACGGCTACGATGATATGGTCGCCACTTATCCATTCGAGTTTTCAGCGACTGAAAGCTTTGATCCGGCGATTATGTATGAAGCGGTCCAAAACGGCGATGTCGATGTCATTCCGGCCTTCACCACTGACAGCCGCATTGCCTTGTTCGACCTAGAGACGACAGAAGACGACCAGTCGTTCTTCCCGAAATACGATGCTGTACCGGTCGTCCGGATGGAAACGCTCGAAGAATATCCTGAGCTTGAGGATTTATTGAATGAGCTTGCTGGGCAGATCACGGAAGAAGAGATGCTCGCGATGAACTCACGTGTTGATGTGGACCAGGAAATCCCGAACGAAGTAGCGCGTGAATTCCTGATTGAAAAAGGCTTGATCGAAGAATGA
- a CDS encoding thiolase family protein has protein sequence MKEVVIVEGVRSPVGRRKGQFREMRPDELAAVVIEELVKRAGVDKGMVEDVILGCVSQSGEQGGNIARTAALIAGFPDFVPGVTIDRQCGSSQQAVHFGAQAILSGDMDIVIAGGVESMTRVPMFSNMQGAKPSKKLTDQYEIINQGLSAERIAEKWGFSRQQLDAYAVKSHERAQNAIDKGLYDKEIVSIDVSDEQGDFQKVTTDEGPRPGTTEEVLAGLKPAFDEQGVITAGNASQMSDGASTVLLMSKEKAQKLGLKPKARILARTVVGSDPTLMLTGPIAATKKVLEKAGLSIEDMDRYEVNEAFAPVPLAWLSDIGGDPDKLNVNGGAIALGHPLGATGTKLLVSLVHELERSDSRYGLLAICEGMGMANATIIERII, from the coding sequence ATGAAAGAAGTAGTCATCGTTGAAGGTGTCCGGTCGCCAGTCGGCAGGCGCAAAGGGCAATTCCGGGAGATGCGCCCGGACGAACTGGCAGCTGTTGTGATAGAAGAATTGGTGAAGCGTGCCGGTGTCGATAAAGGCATGGTGGAAGACGTCATTCTCGGCTGTGTCTCTCAATCGGGTGAGCAAGGCGGCAATATCGCCAGAACGGCGGCATTGATTGCCGGATTCCCGGACTTTGTGCCGGGGGTCACCATCGACCGCCAATGTGGATCGAGCCAGCAAGCCGTCCATTTCGGTGCGCAGGCGATCCTTTCTGGCGATATGGACATTGTCATTGCAGGCGGTGTGGAAAGCATGACGCGCGTTCCGATGTTCTCCAATATGCAAGGAGCAAAGCCGAGTAAAAAACTGACCGATCAATACGAAATCATCAATCAAGGCTTGTCGGCAGAGCGCATTGCCGAAAAATGGGGGTTCAGCCGCCAGCAATTGGATGCTTATGCAGTAAAGAGCCACGAACGTGCACAAAACGCTATTGATAAAGGCCTTTACGACAAGGAAATCGTCTCAATTGATGTATCGGATGAACAAGGCGATTTCCAGAAAGTCACGACAGATGAAGGGCCGAGACCTGGAACGACCGAAGAAGTGCTCGCCGGCCTAAAGCCGGCATTCGATGAACAAGGCGTCATCACAGCAGGCAACGCCAGCCAAATGAGCGACGGGGCGTCCACTGTTTTATTGATGTCAAAAGAAAAAGCGCAGAAACTTGGCTTAAAACCGAAAGCGCGCATACTTGCCCGCACGGTTGTTGGGTCGGATCCGACTTTGATGCTGACGGGGCCTATCGCCGCGACGAAAAAAGTGCTGGAGAAAGCCGGGCTGTCAATCGAAGATATGGACCGCTACGAAGTGAATGAAGCATTTGCGCCTGTTCCGCTCGCGTGGCTATCGGATATCGGGGGAGATCCGGATAAGCTCAACGTCAACGGCGGCGCCATCGCACTCGGGCATCCTCTAGGTGCGACCGGCACGAAATTATTAGTGTCGCTTGTACATGAACTGGAACGCTCTGACAGCCGCTATGGCTTGCTTGCGATTTGCGAAGGCATGGGAATGGCCAATGCAACGATCATTGAACGGATCATTTAA
- a CDS encoding SDR family NAD(P)-dependent oxidoreductase — protein sequence MDFSKVKAVVTGGASGLGEATVRHIAENGGRAVIFDLNEERAQQVMADFSEGQVSYFGTDVTNALQVEGNVKMAVGQLGNVNLLVNCAGIGTPGKVVSKGQPLALERFEKVIQVNLVGSFNVLRAVAAAMQQNEPNKEGERGVIISTASVAAFEGQIGQAAYSASKGGIVSMTLPIAREFARDGIRVMAIAPGLMKTPMFDGLPESAIASLSATVPFPARLGHPAEYAKLVESIVENPLLNGEVIRLDGAIRMQPK from the coding sequence ATGGATTTTTCTAAAGTGAAAGCCGTTGTCACGGGCGGCGCGTCGGGTCTTGGTGAAGCGACGGTACGCCATATCGCAGAAAACGGCGGACGCGCGGTGATCTTTGATTTGAATGAAGAGCGTGCGCAACAGGTGATGGCTGATTTCAGTGAGGGGCAAGTCAGTTATTTCGGAACGGATGTAACAAACGCATTGCAAGTGGAAGGAAATGTAAAAATGGCGGTCGGCCAGCTTGGTAATGTCAACCTCCTGGTCAATTGCGCAGGCATCGGCACACCTGGAAAAGTCGTGTCGAAGGGGCAGCCTCTTGCACTCGAGCGTTTCGAAAAAGTCATTCAAGTCAATTTAGTCGGCAGTTTCAACGTATTGCGCGCCGTTGCAGCGGCGATGCAGCAAAACGAACCGAATAAGGAAGGGGAACGCGGAGTCATCATTTCAACCGCATCCGTCGCGGCATTTGAAGGGCAGATCGGGCAAGCGGCCTATAGCGCATCAAAAGGCGGCATCGTCTCGATGACCTTGCCGATTGCGCGTGAATTCGCGCGTGACGGCATCCGCGTCATGGCAATTGCGCCGGGTCTCATGAAAACGCCGATGTTCGACGGCTTGCCGGAATCCGCCATCGCTTCGCTTTCTGCGACAGTACCATTTCCGGCGCGTCTCGGACACCCTGCTGAATACGCAAAATTGGTCGAAAGCATTGTTGAAAATCCGCTGTTGAACGGCGAAGTGATCCGCTTGGACGGCGCGATTCGCATGCAGCCGAAATAA